CCACTCGGTTGCATTGTGGCGATTGCGGATCTGGTGGACTGTCCCCAGATGGATTCAAGGCTCATCAGCAGACAGACTGACCTGGAGATGGCCGTGGGGTGCTGGCAATCTGGGCGCTTTGCTTGGCAGCTAGGAAACATCGTTGCACTGCCTGATCCTATTCCCTATCGCGGGTGTCAGGGACTCCGAGATGTCCGATCTGAAACGTTGAAAATTTTGATGGAGCAAAAGACATGACCACTATCGAATGGACCGATCACACCATCAATTGTTTGGTGGGCTGCACAAAGGTTCGAGCTAAGGGAGCCAAGGAAAGCGGCTGTGAACATTGCTATGCGGCCAGAGCTTCTAAGTCAGGACGACTGCAACAGTTCTCCCAGTATCACGGCGTTGTAGATGAGCAGGGGAACTGGACAGGCCAGGTGAATTTTGTCCCTGAGCAGTTGGAGAAGCTATTCAAGTTTCGGAAGCCGATCAGGGTATTCATGCCATCGATGTCTGATCCATTCCATTCAGCAGTGAAAGACGAGTGGCTGGATCAGATTTTTGCTGCAATCGCGCTCAATCCTCAAGTCACAGTGCAGATGCTGACTAAACGACCAAGGCGAATGCGGGATTATCTCATGACTGCCAAAAACAGAATTCGGATTGCTGCTGTCATTAAGGGCCGATCAGCCAATGTTAACTACGAGATATTAGCTGGCCTTGAATCATGTCAGTGGGATTGGCCGCTCCCTAATCTCTGGTTAGGCGTATCATACCAATTTGAGCCTAAAAGCGTAATCATGAAATTCGTGAAACCCTTTTCTGGCAGAGTTTAATAGCAAATCAAAATTACACTTTTTGATGCTTATTGGTATCAGTTGAGAATCAGCAAGCCGCAGATGAGCGAATTCCTCTGCTAGTGCAAACACCAGCACCAGTAAGATTCCTGAGTTGTGAACCGCTGCTCGAACCCGTGAATCTTGGTGCCCTTCCCGCAAATTGGTGTATTACCGGGGGTGAATCTGGCCCTGGCGCACGGCCCTGTGATGTGGACTGGATTCGCTCAATCCGGGACCAATGCAAGACCGCAGATATCCCCGTGTTCATCAAGCAGCTCGGTAGTAAGCCCGTGGGCATTCCCAAGCTCCGTTCAGCGAAGGGTGGAGATATTGAGGAATGGCCTGATGATTTGCGCGTGAGGGAATTTCCAGAGTTTGGATGATGGAGGTGATTGCGGATGAAGAGGGAATACATTCAGGGGTGGCGAGTCGGCATCACGGATCATCCTGGTAGGCGGGAGCTTGAGATTCAGGGGCCAGGGGAGCTGTATATCGTCATTCGCAAGTTCAAAACCTCTGACTTTTACCAAGAGAACTACATCGACTATATGGAAGATGGTAGTTTCGATGAATGTTTGATCTGCACCTATATCTGTCCAGGAGGCACTAGTCTCTACCAGGAAGATATCTGGCAGCAAAATAGTGACATCAACCTTGAAATTTTTTATCTGGGTTAACCCGCACATGCATATTTGTACATTGGTTGTGCCCACTGGTTTATTCCCGTAGCGTTTGCAGAGAAACTTTTCAGTGTATTCCAGACGGGTGAGGTCAATGCTTGTCCAGGTTGGACAGCGGATTAGCGAGGCTCTTCACTTGCTTCTATCAGGCGTCTTTTGAGAATTGATTCGGCGGTTCTGCTCCCTCAATGCTCAAATCCAAGACATTGTTCACCAAGTAAATCAAGATGAATAACCTTTGAGGGTATCAAATGAAAGTGTTCTAGGATACAACAGAATAGAATTTATGTTCTCAGGGTGTTTGAGAAGATTTGTGGACATGGATTTGATAATCATGATCCTTGTTCTCATTGTGTCAGTTGCTTGAAGAACTCTGTCAGGGCCGTCAGACCTACCATTTTAGGAAAGGCTTGAAGATTCCTTTAAGCTCTCAGGAGATGTGGATTCTCCGCCAAGGCTTGGTTGTTTTGAGTACTTTTTTCAGTGACGGAGGTGAAGCAAGTCTTAGCTTGGTGTATCCTGATATGCCCTTTGGCCTGCCGTTAACCCAAGTCGATCCGTATGAGGCCATCGCGCTAACGGATGTAGCGTTGCTCCGCCTGAATCAAATCGAGGTTGAGAATTCTCCATCGTTGGCTCAAGAGATTCTCCAGCAGATAACTCGGCGTCTCCAGACAACGGAAGCTTTATTAGTCGTGATGCACCATAATTCTGTGAGCTGTCGTTTGCAGGCGTTGCTGTTGTTGCTGACCAAAGAAATAGGTGAACAGACACCGGAAGGGATACGGCTTGGCGTTCGACTATCTCATCAACAACTTGCTGATCTAGTAGGGACAACTCGGGTGACGGTGACTAAGACTCTCAAATCATTGCGAAAGACAGGATGGTTGTCTCTCGATCCGACTCAGCATTTCATCCTCCACGAATCTGCTGTTGTGGATCTTCAGTAATTGTCATCACCTGCACACTAATCATTAGCCCTGCTTAGTCTCCCTCCCTCCACCGATCAGAAACCCTAATCCCCCAATCCTTGTAGCACCAAGCCATCCACGCTACCCTAGTGACTAGGCAGTGGGGCATTCCCACCCAAAGTTTTTTCACCAAATCCATCCCGCCCACGGCTCCAAATCGAGCCTGATTTTTGGCGGCGGTATATTCCCCAAGAGGCTAAGACCTCCCTTTTCGTTTTCCCAATATCCACTGAGCCGACTCGGTTGCACATGCCAGCCGTGCCTTATCCACTATTCGTTATCCAAAGGACACCGCTATGAAATTGATAACTTCTGTCAAAATCGAACAATCTGCCTCCACCGAAGTGATTGACTCTGCCGCTAAGAAAGTTGGCTTGGCTGCAAGCAAAGCCTTCTTGTTCGTCATTCGCAAGGAAGTCCAGGGCTGGAAAAACTTTACAATCCTCTGCTCTTGGGGACTGTCCAAAGTGGGCCAGAAGCATGGACCTATCTTTGATGAGGTCAAAGGAAATGCTGTGGCTGTCTTCCGCAAAGGTTGTCGGCAAGAGACGTTGTTCATCCAAACGCTTATCAAGACCCAGCTCACAGACCGGATTGATGCCCACTGGGAACTGCATGATAAAGCTATCGATTGGTTCAAGGTCCAGACCCAGGCATTCCTGGCCGACAGCCCGGTTGAGGATACTTCTGAGGTCGAGGCTGAGGATCAGGCTCCTGACTTTTCGGAAGACCTGGAGGAGATTGCATCTGTAGCTGAAGTGGAGGAGCCTATCAGCGAAGTCGAGGAATCCCCTGTTATGGTCTTCGACCCTGATCCACTTGATGATGAGCTGGGTGTTCCTCAAGACCCGACTCCTGTTGAGTCTAGTGGTGGGGGCAAGCGTCGGACTGCTAAGAAGAAAGTTGAGTCATCGCTGTCTAGCATGATGAGGGAAGAGGCCGCAAAGTCTTAGCCATGCAACCCCAACTCCCAGCCTCTAGAGAGAACTGGGGGTTGGGGTATCGTGTCAGGTATCCTAATCTCACCAATTGAAAGAAAGCTGTTTTTCAGCTCATTGCTTAGATAGCAGATTTAACAGCTTTTAAAAAATCTTCACGAGTGTAGGGCTTGGTAATGTATTCATCTGCCCCTTGCTTTCTACCCCAGAGCTTATCTAAATCCTGATTCTTAGTCGTGCAGATAATCACAGGTAATTGCTGAGTCGCTTCGTTCTTCTTTAGACTTCGGCACAACTCAAACCCACTCATTTCCGGCATGACCACATCGGTAATGACAAGATCAGGCTTTTGAGTTTCAGCTTTGTTCAACGCATCTTTGGCATCATCTGTGCTAACCACAAGATAACCCGCTTCTTTCAAATATAGACACATTAGCTTTAGTTCAGCCGGACTATCATCTACTACTAAAACGGTTTTCACTTGTTGTTTCTCCTATAACAAATAGAGGTAAGCTCGTAAACAATGGCTCTACCCAATAGATTTAGGATGCCCTTCTTTAATCTAATATTTTCTATTTTTTACGTCAAAAATCCGCTTCCAGCAATGGATTCATACGCGATCTATTAGGTGCAAGCCCTGAAATTTTGGAGCTGAGTAGAGTATGCTTGCTGCTGACCCCAGGTGTCTGACTGTAGGGCTTACTGTTAGTCTTGGGGCAAAGCGTCGGATTGCCTTAATAGAGGTTGAGTTATCGCACTTTAGTAACATCAGGGACGAAGCCAACAAATTCTGGCGATGCACCTGACTTCTGAGGTGATCTGGGGGCTACTTTCTAGTTTGATAAAATAGCTGTACCTTGAGGTTAGTTGGCGATTGAGCTAAATCAACCTAGAAAGCAGCATCCTTATGGGTAGAAAGAGTACCTAGAGGAACTGGTAGATGATTCTGCATGAGGCTAGCTAATGATCAGTATCCCTTCCTTAACTCAGACTCAATTAGCACTTCTGAGGACAGCCAAAAAGCACCCTGAGAACACAGTGCGGCTTTACTATGAAACCCCGATCATTAATCATAGGAAGCCACCATTTAAAAATCCTCCGTTTATCCAGAAGCTGGTTAATTTAGGCTTAATTGAAGTCGAATTTAAACGAGTTCTCAATGGTCCATCACTTCTTGAGAAGGATAGCTGGTATGAATACTGTGCAGATTTAGAGCTACCGTCAATTCGGGCTTGGGAATTATGGCGTGAAGAATTCATTACCAGACAAAAAGAGGCTCCCAATATCCTTGTACCTGGAGAGGGATTCGAGGGATTTAGTGATGTCTGGATACAAGAAATCAATTACCATGCAGTACAGACAAGCTAGTTCAATCTGTAAATTAGGTAGACCTTATTTTCAAATTGGACTCAAGTAGAACAGGTTTGTGAAACCTTTGTGCTCAATTCAACTTGTTTTCCATCAATGGGCATACTAAGGAAGCGGAAAGCCTTAGCTTGCCTGGGTTGCTAACTAACAGCACACTCTGTAAATATTGTTTATCTTGATCTGGCCTATGTCTAACCTCATATCAGAGAAATCCACTTGTGGTTGAGCAGAACTCGATAGTAATGGGGTGTGATGGTTGTCTCAGTTCGCCTGGGCTAAACTTTGAGTTCACAATGGCCTTCCAGCCCATCGTTAATCTTGCAGATGGCAGCATTTTTGCTCAAGAAGCGTTGGTTCGAGGTACGAATAATGAATCAGCAGCTAGTATTCTGGGGCAAGTAACGGATGAGAACCGATATCGTTTTGATCAAGCCTGCCGGGTTCGGGCTATCCAACTTGCTGCAGAATTAGACATTCAATCGAT
The genomic region above belongs to Acaryochloris marina S15 and contains:
- a CDS encoding Crp/Fnr family transcriptional regulator, with product MKIPLSSQEMWILRQGLVVLSTFFSDGGEASLSLVYPDMPFGLPLTQVDPYEAIALTDVALLRLNQIEVENSPSLAQEILQQITRRLQTTEALLVVMHHNSVSCRLQALLLLLTKEIGEQTPEGIRLGVRLSHQQLADLVGTTRVTVTKTLKSLRKTGWLSLDPTQHFILHESAVVDLQ
- a CDS encoding ASCH domain-containing protein → MKILTLWQPWATFIALNLKRYETRSWGTHYRGKLAIHAAKRTIGLDGQAIVSQVNDLTGGKVPRKPRDYPLGCIVAIADLVDCPQMDSRLISRQTDLEMAVGCWQSGRFAWQLGNIVALPDPIPYRGCQGLRDVRSETLKILMEQKT
- a CDS encoding PleD family two-component system response regulator codes for the protein MKTVLVVDDSPAELKLMCLYLKEAGYLVVSTDDAKDALNKAETQKPDLVITDVVMPEMSGFELCRSLKKNEATQQLPVIICTTKNQDLDKLWGRKQGADEYITKPYTREDFLKAVKSAI